One Brassica napus cultivar Da-Ae chromosome C2, Da-Ae, whole genome shotgun sequence DNA window includes the following coding sequences:
- the LOC125581447 gene encoding secreted RxLR effector protein 161-like yields MSRIPYASALGSIMYAMLCTRPDVACALSMTSRYQSDPGESHWTSFKTILKYLRNTKDKFLVYGGSDELVVSGYTDASFQTDKDDFRSQSGFNFCLNGGAVSWKSSKQSTLADSTTEDEYIAASEAAKEAVWIRKFIDELGVVPNIYNPVDLYCDNNGAIAQAKEPRSHQKSKHIQRRYHLIVRTLIEEM; encoded by the coding sequence ATGAGTAGAATCCCATATGCTTCTGCTCTAGGATCTATCATGTATGCCATGCTCTGTACTCGTCCAGATGTTGCATGTGCTTTGAGCATGACTAGTCGATACCAATCTGATCCAGGTGAAAGTCACTGGACATCATTCAAGACTATCCTCAAGTATTTGAGAAATACTAAGGATAAGTTCTTGGTCTATGGAGGAAGTGATGAACTTGTTGTGAGTGGTTACACTGATGCCAGCTTTCAGACTGACAAAGATGATTTCCGATCACAATCTGGTTTCAACTTTTGTCTTAATGGAGGAGCAGTGAGTTGGAAGAGTTCCAAGCAAAGCACCCTAGCAGACTCAACAACTGAAGATGAATACATCGCTGCTTCTGAAGCAGCAAAGGAAGCTGTTTGGATTCGGAAGTTCATTGATGAACTAGGTGTGGTTCCGAATATTTATAACCCAGTGGATCTTTATTGTGACAACAATGGAGCCATCGCACAGGCAAAGGAACCTAGATCCCACCAAAAATCCAAACACATTCAAAGGAGATATCATCTCATCGTGAGAACGTTGATAGAGGAGATGTGA
- the LOC106395992 gene encoding uncharacterized protein LOC106395992, translating to MCRSKLKILSQTIVAMEPKGHSPISSLRTTNKKTVASSASTKPNGKSVDSSATAMKRNGKSAVSSAIPMKSNTSAAVSSAHDDKMMFFRDVKLGPQEVDLRFRLIHYWEARNPNTKTLIGQEMLLIDEEGAVIQGYVPSGRVGSYELISGCVYKLKNFFGSRNKTQYRVSDHNATVTFAWNSELSVVDNPPVSIPEDRFRFHNYEEFQANCDHKIDLYDYVGHMKLVNGQTITDHIVLDEAGIAEKRHLCVHVQTHDGPVMKLYLWDKAASDFCEKFKSYGSTPSVILVTTVNPKHLGGTLALTSMASSRVFMDTDVQPSRDYLGWLGSNSEIANKINAEVVTKPETATLEELFSYIKLPTAKVAWFECTATIDDVIQGSAWYYISCDGCNSKAFKGPTSLICNNKKCMKSEVTGVAQYLTRISVYDKSEQAVFVILGDAGKELTGKHASELVARYFESNESVEADHCVPVPQDLLDTIGQTHRFIVKVSDHNLKGKTRTITVTKILPPEAPHPIEPLVEDAIPATSDGFLKTGSEVSGSSSGLVDAAGGRVRKASEGIESDEAKRSKSG from the exons ATGTGTCGatcaaaattgaaaattctCTCTCAAACAATCGTCGCGATGGAACCCAAAGGACACTCTCCGATCTCAAGCCTCCGCACTACCAACAAAAAGACCGTCGCATCTTCCGCGTCCACTAAGCCAAACGGGAAGTCCGTCGATTCCTCCGCCACTGCGATGAAGCGTAACGGGAAGTCTGCTGTTTCGTCTGCTATTCCGATGAAGTCAAACACTTCTGCCGCCGTCTCCTCCGCGCATGACGATAAAatgatgttcttcagagatgtGAAACTCGGCCCACAAGAGGTCGACTTGAGGTTCCGTCTGATTCATTACTGGGAGGCTCGAAATCCAAATACGAAAACTCTCATTGGACAGGAAATGCTCCTTATCGATGAAGAG GGAGCTGTTATTCAAGGTTATGTTCCATCGGGACGGGTTGGGTCATATGAGCTGATATCGGGTTGTGTTTACAAACTGAAGAATTTTTTCGGCTCCAGAAACAAAACTCAGTATCGTGTTTCTGATCATAACGCAACCGTCACCTTCGCTTGGAATTCTGAGCTATCCGTTGTTGATAACCCCCCGGTTTCAATCCCTGAGGATAGGTTCAGGTTTCATAACTACGAGGAGTTCCAGGCTAATTGTGACCACAAAATTGATCTTTATG ACTATGTTGGCCacatgaagctggtgaatgggcagactatcactgatcatattgTTCTCGACGAAGCCGGCATAGCAGAGAAGCGGCATCTTTGTGTTCATGTTCAGACACACGA CGGGCCAGTAATGAAGCTCTATCTATGGGACAAAGCCGCATCGGACTTCTGTGAGAAATTCAAATCTTATGGAAGCACTCCAAGCGTTATTTTGGTCACCACAGTCAACCCTAAGCATCTTGGAG GAACCCTTGCTCTGACTTCGATGGCATCATCTCGAGTGTTTATGGATACTGATGTTCAGCCTAGCAGGGATTACCTCGGGTG GTTGGGATCCAACTCGGAAATTGCTAACAAGATTAATGCAGAGGTTGTCACTAAGCCTGAGACAGCTACTCTTGAGGAACTCTTCTCCTACATAAAGCTGCCAACTGCTAAG GTTGCTTGGTTTGAATGCACAGCAACTATAGATGATGTTATCCAGGGTTCGGCTTGGTATTATATTTCATGCGATGGGTGTAACAGCAAGGCGTTCAAAGGGCCTACCTCCCTGATTTGTAACAATAAGAAGTGTATGAAGAGTGAAGTCACGGGCGTTGCTCA ATACCTAACCAGGATATCTGTTTATGATAAGAGTGAGCAAGCAGTTTTTGTCATTCTTGGTGATGCTGGCAAAGAGTTGACTGGAAAGCATGCTTCAGAATTAGTTGCCAGATACTTTGAG TCTAATGAGAGCGTGGAAGCTGACCATTGCGTGCCGGTACCGCAAGATTTGCTTGATACAATCGGGCAGACACACAGGTTCATAGTGAAAGTCTCCGATCATAACTTGAAAGGGAAGACACGGACCATAACCGTCACCAAGATACTTCCACCAGAAGCTCCACATCCTATAGAACCATTGGTCGAAGACGCTATTCCAGCTACGTCCGATGGTTTCTTGAAGACTGGAAGTGAAGTATCCGGTTCCTCCAGTGGGTTAGTGGATGCCGCTGGTGGTCGGGTTAGAAAAGCGTCTGAGGGTATTGAATCAGACGAAGCCAAGCGTTCCAAGAGTGGCTAA